The genomic window CCTGGCGGGCATGCTCGGCATCCCCGCGGCGCGCGGCCTGGTCAACGACCTGATCGCCTCGGCCAAAGAGGATGTAGAGCCTCTGGGCGAAGCGGGCCGAACCCTGATCGAGCTGGCCGAGCTGATCCGCGCGCGTAACGACTGAATGTGAAGGATTAAATGGAACGCGACCTGAGCCGCAACCCCGCACTGCTCAAGCTCGAGCTGTACTGCAAGGGGATGCGCATCGACGATAGTTGTAAACGGCTGGACGATGACGGTCGGCCGATTTTGCGCACCCGCGCCGGACTGGGCTCCGGGCTTGAGCTGGTGCTGCCCCACGGCCTGTGGACCAACGTCCCGGTGCTCGAGAAGTTCGCCCATACCAGCCCGTTTGCACTGGTCCATCGCGATGGCGAGTATTTGATCGAGCGCGACGGGAAGCCGGTGAGCAGCGTTCAGATCCCGCCCGAGCCCGCGTTCTACCGCCGTTTGACGTCCAGCGGACGGCTGATGAGCCGCGTGGGCGTGCTGCAGGGAACCTACCTCGGGATCTACCCCACCGGGATCTGCGCCCACTGGCTTCGCGAGCCGCGGGTCAACTGCACGTTTTGCTCGGTGGGGCTCAACCTGGGCAATCAGGAGGAGCAGGAGAAGTCGATCCAGGAGGTGGTCGAGACCACCCTGGCCGCGATGGAAGAGGTGGGCATCACCTACGTACATTTCAACACCGGCTACTACGATGGCGACACATATCTGGACGAGCTCGAGCCGTTCATCAAGGCGGTCAAGCGCGAGACCGGGCTGCTGATCGGCGTGCAGACACCGCCGCACCCCGACCTCAAACGCTACGACCGGCTGCGGCGGATGGGCGTAAATCAAGTCAGCTTCTGCTTTGAGCTGTGGGACCGCGACTGCTTTGTCAAACAATGCCCGGGCAAGGCCGAGAAGGTCGGCATTGAGCGCTACCTCGACGCCATCGCCTATTGCGCGCCGATTTTCGATACCACCAACGGCGAGATCATCGCCGGGCTCGAGCCGGTGGCCACGACCCTCGAGGCCGTCGAGTGGATCACCGACGTGGGCGCGATTCCAACGGTCTGCGTGTTCCGGCCCCTGCGCGGAACAGACCTGGAGGATCATCCTCCGCCGGACTCCGAAGAACTGATCCCGGTCTTCAAGCGGCTCTACG from Candidatus Alcyoniella australis includes these protein-coding regions:
- a CDS encoding radical SAM protein translates to MERDLSRNPALLKLELYCKGMRIDDSCKRLDDDGRPILRTRAGLGSGLELVLPHGLWTNVPVLEKFAHTSPFALVHRDGEYLIERDGKPVSSVQIPPEPAFYRRLTSSGRLMSRVGVLQGTYLGIYPTGICAHWLREPRVNCTFCSVGLNLGNQEEQEKSIQEVVETTLAAMEEVGITYVHFNTGYYDGDTYLDELEPFIKAVKRETGLLIGVQTPPHPDLKRYDRLRRMGVNQVSFCFELWDRDCFVKQCPGKAEKVGIERYLDAIAYCAPIFDTTNGEIIAGLEPVATTLEAVEWITDVGAIPTVCVFRPLRGTDLEDHPPPDSEELIPVFKRLYESCMEKKLPLGIAPNINVSIILKPEECRWFSDDPGRFWKQDLKALLMRQALKGLLGVQQRRAWLYRRIGI